A single region of the Cyclopterus lumpus isolate fCycLum1 chromosome 16, fCycLum1.pri, whole genome shotgun sequence genome encodes:
- the gtpbp10 gene encoding GTP-binding protein 10 isoform X1, protein MVQLSRICFRKYGNFVDNLRLYVRGGSGGMGLPRLGGQGGKGGDVWVVATKNMTLKRIKDKYPQKRFIGEAGANSSVRALKGEKGKDMEILAPIGITVTTDDGKIVGDMNTEGDRLMVVKGGPGGTFHSAFEPSKGQTKHIRLDLKLIADLGLVGFPNAGKSSLLTAMSNATPQIANYSFTTLKPEIGKVMYEDYKQISVADLPGLIEGAHINKGMGHKFLKHVERTKQLLFVVDVCGFQLASKTPFRSPFEAVLLLTKELELYKEELVSKPALLVVNKMDLPDAEDKLAELKEQLQNPDEFSHLLPDDMIPKSCITFRHIVPVSASTGFGVDRLKRCIRESLDEDSTMATKAIHQDRLQALRCHSHQHL, encoded by the exons ATGGTCCAGTTGAGTAGGATCTGCTTCCGGAAA TATGGTAATTTTGTGGATAATCTCCGTCTGTACGTCCGTGGAGGCAGTGGGGGCATGGGTCTTCCCCGTCTTGGGGGACAGGGAGGGAAAGGGGGAGATGTTTGGGTGGTGGCTACAAAGAACATGACCTTGAAGAGGATCAAGGACAAGTACCCCCAGAAACGATTTATAGGTGAAGCAGGAGCCAACAGCAG TGTCCGAGCActgaaaggagagaaggggaaggACATGGAGATCTTGGCTCCTATTGGTATCACAGTCACAACTGATGATGGCAAAATAGTTG GTGACATGAATACTGAGGGTGATCGTCTGATGGTGGTGaaaggaggaccaggaggcaCCTTCCACTCTGCTTTTGAGCCCAGTAAGGGCCAGACCAAACACATAAGGCTGGACCTCAAACTTATCGCGGACCTGGGCCTTGTTGG GTTCCCTAATGCAGGAAAGTCCTCTCTTCTGACTGCCATGTCTAACGCCACACCTCAGATTGCCAACTACTCTT TCACAACTTTGAAGCCAGAGATCGGTAAAGTGATGTATGAAGATTACAAACAG ATTTCTGTTGCTGATCTCCCAGGCCTGATCGAGGGGGCTCACATAAACAAAGGCATGGGTCACAAGTTCCTAAAACATGTTGAGAGGACCAAGCAACTTTTGTTTGTG GTAGATGTTTGCGGTTTCCAGCTGGCAAGTAAAACACCGTTTAGGTCTCCCTTTGAAGCTGTTCTACTTCTCACCAAG GAATTGGAGTTGTACAAAGAGGAGCTTGTATCGAAGCCTGCTTTACTGGTGGTGAACAAAATGGACCTGCCTGATGCTGAAGACAAACTAGCAGAGCTGAAGGAGCAACTACAAAACCCAGATG AGTTCTCTCATCTGTTGCCTGATGACATGATACCGAAAAGCTGCATAACCTTCAGACACATTGTTCCTGTCTCTGCCTCCACTGGGTTTGGGGTCGACCGTTTGAAAAGGTGCATCCGGGAATCGCTTGATGAAGACTCAACAATGGCAACTAAAGCCATCCATCAAGACAGACTGCAGGCTCTGAGGTGCCACTCGCATCAGCATTTGTGA
- the osgin2 gene encoding oxidative stress-induced growth inhibitor 2, which translates to MPLLEETTLPQEHPTTVPVVIIGNGPSGICLSYLLSGHKPYLDTATVHPNPILYKKLQETKHLSITEQELEYLSEGLEGRSRNPVAVLFDTLLHPNADFGYEFPPVLQWRRDKQQHIPHLVLGRATPGGAWHAMEGSMLTISLGIWMELPGVNYRDLTNGKRRDVTSDRATPEEISSYYRNYVKLKGLQKNFVDNTYVTSVQKLCRGQEGEGLENRHGDQGEGGVGDGGNKGFEGNGVECLNNVGGGALWEVRGYQQVQNNTHVPFSLFAENVVLATGASDSPVRLGAEGEDLPFVFHSISDLGLAVSQRKLDMNSDPVLIVGAGLSAADAVLCACNSNIRVLHVFRKSVDDSDLIFKQLPKTLYPEYHTVYNMMCSQTYTNVAPSSASNRPQAVSIASSVCAKMCPKPQLAAGNMAGNASVGLFPDYTSFPQHCLVSFQSDMKCLLQGNNSLKAFKISMALVLIGTNPNLFFLKGQGQYLGQDPTKPISCTQNPIDIHPYTFESTKEPGLFAMGPLAGDNFVRFLKGGALGIASCLLKRLKKKGTLISNGGNNFI; encoded by the exons ATGCCGCTTCTGGAAGAGACCACTCTACCACAAGAGCACCCAACCACTGTCCCTGTGGTTATCATAG GCAACGGCCCATCCGGCATTTGTTTGTCTTACCTGCTGAGTGGACACAAGCCCTACCTGGATACTGCAACTGTCCACCCAAACCCAATACTATACAAAAAACTACAGGAGACCAAGCACCTATCCATCACTGAACAG GAACTGGAATATTTGAGTGAAGGTCTCGAAGGGAGGTCAAGGAACCCTGTGGCTGTGCTTTTTGACACACTTTTGCACCCCAATGCCGACTTTGGCTATGAGTTTCCCCCTGTTCTTCAGTGGAGGAGGGACAAGCAGCAACACATCCCACATCTGGTGCTGGGGAGGGCAACGCCTGGAGGTGCTTGGCAT gcAATGGAGGGCTCCATGCTGACTATTAGTCTTGGCATCTGGATGGAGCTTCCCGGGGTTAACTACAGGGACTTGACCAATGGGAAACGCAG GGATGTAACCAGTGACAGAGCCACCCCAGAGGAGATTTCATCCTATTACCGTAACTATGTGAAGCTAAAGGGCCTTCAAAAGAATTTTGTTGACAACACCTACGTGACCTCTGTCCAGAAACTCTGTCGGGGGCAAGAGGGGGAAGGTCTGGAAAATAGGCATGGTGAtcaaggagagggaggggtgggAGATGGTGGGAATAAAGGCTTTGAGGGAAATGGAGTAGAGTGTCTAAATAATGTAGGAGGGGGGGCTCTCTGGGAAGTAAGGGGATACCAGCAGGTGCAGAACAACACTCATGTTCCCTTCTCTCTGTTTGCTGAGAATGTAGTACTGGCCACCGGTGCGTCCGATTCGCCAGTTCGATTAGGCGCAGAGGGGGAGGACCTACCATTTGTATTCCACAGCATCTCAGACCTGGGTTTGGCCGTAAGCCAGAGAAAACTGGATATGAACTCTGACCCGGTTTTAATTGTAGGTGCCGGTTTAAGTGCTGCCGATGCAGTTCTGTGCGCTTGTAACAGCAACATCCGAGTGCTGCATGTCTTTCGTAAGAGCGTAGATGACTCAGACCTCATCTTCAAACAGCTGCCCAAGACCCTGTACCCAGAGTACCACACAGTCTACAACATGATGTGCTCACAGACCTACACAAACGTGGCTCCCTCCTCTGCTTCAAACAGACCCCAGGCAGTAAGCATTGCCTCTTCAGTGTGTGCCAAGATGTGCCCAAAGCCCCAACTTGCCGCAGGTAACATGGCCGGTAATGCCAGTGTCGGCCTGTTTCCTGACTACACCAGTTTCCCTCAACATTGCTTGGTGTCCTTCCAGTCTGACATGAAGTGTTTGCTGCAGGGGAACAACTCCCTCAAGGCATTCAAGATTTCCATGGCTCTAGTGCTGATTGGGACAAACCCAAACCTGTTTTTCTTGAAGGGCCAGGGCCAGTACTTGGGTCAGGATCCAACAAAACCCATTTCCTGCACGCAGAACCCCATTGACATCCACCCCTACACTTTTGAGAGTACCAAGGAGCCAGGTCTGTTTGCAATGGGCCCGTTGGCGGGAGACAACTTTGTTCGCTTTTTGAAGGGTGGCGCTTTAGGCATCGCCTCATGTCTGCTGAAGAGACTCAAGAAGAAAGGGACGCTGATCAGCAATGGAGGGAATAacttcatttga
- the gtpbp10 gene encoding GTP-binding protein 10 isoform X2 produces MGLPRLGGQGGKGGDVWVVATKNMTLKRIKDKYPQKRFIGEAGANSSVRALKGEKGKDMEILAPIGITVTTDDGKIVGDMNTEGDRLMVVKGGPGGTFHSAFEPSKGQTKHIRLDLKLIADLGLVGFPNAGKSSLLTAMSNATPQIANYSFTTLKPEIGKVMYEDYKQISVADLPGLIEGAHINKGMGHKFLKHVERTKQLLFVVDVCGFQLASKTPFRSPFEAVLLLTKELELYKEELVSKPALLVVNKMDLPDAEDKLAELKEQLQNPDEFSHLLPDDMIPKSCITFRHIVPVSASTGFGVDRLKRCIRESLDEDSTMATKAIHQDRLQALRCHSHQHL; encoded by the exons ATGGGTCTTCCCCGTCTTGGGGGACAGGGAGGGAAAGGGGGAGATGTTTGGGTGGTGGCTACAAAGAACATGACCTTGAAGAGGATCAAGGACAAGTACCCCCAGAAACGATTTATAGGTGAAGCAGGAGCCAACAGCAG TGTCCGAGCActgaaaggagagaaggggaaggACATGGAGATCTTGGCTCCTATTGGTATCACAGTCACAACTGATGATGGCAAAATAGTTG GTGACATGAATACTGAGGGTGATCGTCTGATGGTGGTGaaaggaggaccaggaggcaCCTTCCACTCTGCTTTTGAGCCCAGTAAGGGCCAGACCAAACACATAAGGCTGGACCTCAAACTTATCGCGGACCTGGGCCTTGTTGG GTTCCCTAATGCAGGAAAGTCCTCTCTTCTGACTGCCATGTCTAACGCCACACCTCAGATTGCCAACTACTCTT TCACAACTTTGAAGCCAGAGATCGGTAAAGTGATGTATGAAGATTACAAACAG ATTTCTGTTGCTGATCTCCCAGGCCTGATCGAGGGGGCTCACATAAACAAAGGCATGGGTCACAAGTTCCTAAAACATGTTGAGAGGACCAAGCAACTTTTGTTTGTG GTAGATGTTTGCGGTTTCCAGCTGGCAAGTAAAACACCGTTTAGGTCTCCCTTTGAAGCTGTTCTACTTCTCACCAAG GAATTGGAGTTGTACAAAGAGGAGCTTGTATCGAAGCCTGCTTTACTGGTGGTGAACAAAATGGACCTGCCTGATGCTGAAGACAAACTAGCAGAGCTGAAGGAGCAACTACAAAACCCAGATG AGTTCTCTCATCTGTTGCCTGATGACATGATACCGAAAAGCTGCATAACCTTCAGACACATTGTTCCTGTCTCTGCCTCCACTGGGTTTGGGGTCGACCGTTTGAAAAGGTGCATCCGGGAATCGCTTGATGAAGACTCAACAATGGCAACTAAAGCCATCCATCAAGACAGACTGCAGGCTCTGAGGTGCCACTCGCATCAGCATTTGTGA